The Acropora muricata isolate sample 2 unplaced genomic scaffold, ASM3666990v1 scaffold_718, whole genome shotgun sequence genome contains the following window.
GAGCTCATATCCCTAGGCAAGTTATAGATAATCCTTGCAGCTCTGTAATGCAATCTTTCTGATGAATTAAAATTTTCTAAGTTACTACATCCACCCCATACCATTAATCCATGAGTAACTGAAGGCAAAATAATCCTAATAAAAATACATTGTTGAAAGAACCTTAGCTGGAAGGAATCTAGAATTCTTTAAAAGATTAAGCTTACTAACAAAGTTATTTTTAAGTTCCAATATGTGATCAGTCCAGCATAACTAGTCGTCAATTGTCACACCTAGCAACCTGGTCTTGCAGACCTGTTTCAGCTGCGAATCACCAACGAAAAGGGGAGCCACCGGACCCACATGGGTATCTCTACCCAGCAACATGAACTCCCTTTTCTTTGGATGGAAAGTGAGCTTGTTACACAAGCACCATTTATAAAGCTCTTTCAGGGCTGTATTTAATTTAGCAATGGCTTCGTCAGCTGACACTCCAACAGCGAATACAGACATCAGGATATACACGCACTGGCAGCTGCTATCAGTCTATTAGCGATCTTACCCAGCACATGAATAAATGAAATGTGGCCTGACCatatttttgtctttatttAATATTAATCTGTTTATAAGCATTCAAGAATCAATATCTCGTACAGAGGCTTCAAAACTGCATTTTTTCAGTTCTCTTTTCAAAAAGGGATGATGCCTCAAAAGCTACATACAACTGCCTATCATTcctataaaaatgaaaacttagaTCGTGCTTACTAGCAATATCACTTATTGGTGAGCTGTCCCATGAGTATAAAAGGGACCAAGGACCGACCTTTGGGTACATTGAACTGCACAACATGACGCTCAGAGGTCGATCCATTGACATTTACAAATTGAAAGTGACTGCTCAAATGCGATCGAAACCAATCTAATGCCGTACTTCTAATTCCAATTGATGAGAAAGGCACTAAAGTAACTACACTTATCCGCAGTGTCAAATGCTGCAAAATTCAAGAAGCAACAAAATCACTGATCTTTCCTGATCCCAAGGCCGTTTCAGTACCGTGAAGCTTTCTTTAATCTTCCTTCCTAgtcttttaatgtttttttttttctttaattgtcCTCTTTaattaatcttcctaatcacttcCACCATAACATGACAATTTTTGGCTTATATATAATAACACCATAGAAACACACAAAGCTACGAGAAACCTCTCAAGAGGGTTCACTTCATCCAACcagaatcaatgaacgcctcttattctcaaactgcgacagcatcaagcccaGGTACGACCGCAACATATTGGACATGAACAAACGAACGATGGAGGTATTCCTCTGGACATTGAACAATACAAAAAGGTTGTTTTAACCATAGCCTGGATGCAGTTAGCTTTGGTCATCTGCTATATCccaatattcatttttttgataCTGTCAACCATAAAGATGGCTGATCGGTACAAAGTGGGATCAATTTTTCACTTATCTGCATTAACAGTcgtctatttcaattccacTTTAAACCCAATCCTCtattgttggaaaatacgtgaagtcagaGAAGAAGTAAAGACCATATTCAAACAGATGCCttgtttctcaagttaatcTCGCTTCCCTTTCAGTGATGTGGGGAACAGTGTTGGCAATAACTCGATAGTGGCTCACGGCCTCAAGCTACAACGAacacatatttaacaataatttattctaCGAGGATGCGCTGGAAATCAGTCATAGATAACCAGCGAGCTCGGTTAGAATAATTGCCTTATTAAAAGCTCTAGGATAAAaaactcttccatgttgattttattccggtATAAACGGCttttgtcggccattttttctcagagctcCAAACATGTTTCATCTCGCTTTATTGTTGAGGCTTTTCATGACCATATTAGGTACGCAGGTGTGTCAGCTCATAACCTTTGTCCGgggagccaatgaaaatgctggaaatccgATAGCcatagttcagtttttaattcattcacaaattcatgtcactaTATTTCCACCAATCGCAATGCTCGTGCCCACCCTCATACAAACCAATAGCACCCACAATTCctgtattcgctctgacgaaaggctgacgcttgaaatgtcagctctCCAAACcattcatggtggtaattcgacctttatcaagtcgtttcataaatttttgtttcaatgatCCACTGACGCAACCCCACAGCTTTTTTTAGAATGTAGAAATTTGTTTACCGCATTTGCAATTTAGAGCTGTTGCTTAATGAGGTTTGTAAAAACCCACCTGGGAATGTATCTACTGTGCCATTCGGATGAGGATGAGGCCTAACAAGGTCAAAACAGCTGCCCATGATTGCTTGATACTTACTAGGGTGATATGGTTGTGGGCATGCGTAGCGTATTAACCACACCAGGGCTATGGTGTTACGTGTCTTCACCTTACTTATAGgcatttctctctctctttataAACTCTACAATAAAGAAATTCTTCATGAAGTCCCAAGGTCAGTGCCAGAAGATTAGATGTGAAAAAAAAGTGCTGATGGCGATGAAACATTCATCACCAAAATCAGCCCTTCGCAGAACTCCACTCACCCCAACCGTAAGATTTCATTCCTGGATTCAAACACTGCATGTTTGAAATTTTGTGCAAACGGAAACATCAtaaacgcgaaaaaaaaaaaaaaaaaaagatacttgTTTCATTTTCACCTGGATAACCATTGCGTGAtaacttttatttaaagtggtactataaTCAAAGAGTAAccttacctttttcttttatatttcgaAAGTGTGTATTATAGGTACGTACCTACCATGCCCAATTTTAAGCCATGACTTTGACGAGAAGTCCAactttttgaactacgaattctcaaaacgaatgcccgccattactcaattcGAAAATAGTctagttcaaaagagagagttgggtcgagggaggatgtgacgtcatccaatcaaacaACGCAACAACTTGACGGCATAATCTTTTCCAAGGCGAGCGTAGACAAAAAACACACAACGAAGGATAAAACATGGCCACTCCTCTTCTGCATACTTAATTAGCCAGGTTTGTTTagatgtcttgattggatgacgtcacatcctccctcgacccaactctcctttgaactcggccatttttgaattgagtaatggcgggcagTTTTATCGGCAAATCGAAGTCCAAAAAATTCAGACTTCTCGTTAAAATCATGGcctaaaatttggcatggtaggtaattataaatcatactttcgaaaagtaaaaagaaaatgtaaGGTGACTTTtcatcatagtaccactttaagtttGCTCAGCTTTGCTCTTCACCAGGCCACTAGTGAATctaaaataagtaaataagcaGTTTTCGGCAGTATTGGAATGTTTGTGTCATCGTCTTTCAATTTCCAAACGTTTTTGCTGACTTCTGTGCTCATTCTTTTTTTGTATTCTTGAATAGCGGCCGGCTATTTCAATTAAAAATCTTCTTAAGCGCGTGAGTTCAGTTAGTCCTATTCATAAGTTAATTCTGGTTTGTTTCCCGACTTTGTAGACTAAGGATCTCCTCACGTGTTTGCCACTTATGGGGCGCTAGAAGGGTTTTCTATAATTCCACCGTTAGCCAGCTATCTTCCGTAAtcgtaaaatatattttctcaTTGGCGTCTATGGTTCACTTGATATTGGGTAATATGCAGCTGTAGCATTATTTGACCGTGTTTCTGTTGAAATGTTTGTAAAGTGAGTACTTCTTTGCGGATCTTCCTTTAGTGATTTGAGGAAAGGTCGTTCAACCTTGGTTGCTCTTTCTCCCTATAAGAGGATTGTACGATAAGCAAGATTTCTCTGTACCAGTTACATCTTTAGTTCACGACCGAGTTAGAATGGGACAGGGTCTATTCCTTATTTGTTGTCACGAACTGATTTACATTGCGCTAACgctttgtaaacatgcatgcaaagtagattgtgacgtcaaatcaggagtagacccactccccttctgactcggaCGCAGACAAAAGATGATTGGTTTTTCTTAAGTTTTGAAGCCTAATTAAGGCCGCATTGCGTTTCTAACAGGTGCAAACTTTCATTTCAGCGTAAAAATACTTTGGGGTCAAGGGCACCTTAGCAACCATCTAAACAGGCCTTCTCAAGACTTCACTCATCAACATGAACGAGACTCGACCAAGGTATCCCAGCAAAACCTAAACTGTTTTTGCGGATAGCAGGGGCATCGCAAAGGGTAAATGACCATCAAAGCACTCGTTTAAAAATCGTCTGTTTCTCGACAaaatcacacaaaaaaagaTAACACTTTTCTACTCatgcattttattgtttttgcatgattttttttgtggttAATAGAAATGCAGCGTGAACGGAATGACTTTCCCGAGACACACCCTAATACTCAAATAATAACTAATTATCAGTTCTGAGTGTTTCAGATTAAATGCACAGCGGTTTTATGAACTAATTTAACCGTTAGATAGACTAATTAAAAATAGTGGTATCCTTTCTACAATATTAATAAAATCTTTTGTGTTCTAAGCCAAGCAAATAAATAACGTTATTAGAGGTTCTAATCAGTACTTTTTTTCATGCACAGTCTAAcaaatcaaatggaaaaagattattattccactacaagaACAACAGACAATTGCTGATGAATCCTCCTGTAAAGTACTGATGATTATTTTTAAGCTGACTATCAATTATAACTTGCTGAGGATTGGAATAATGGACAGCTGACATGTTTGCGATGCCATCGCCCGACTTCGGTGTGTTAATGTAAGCACCTCTACGATGAGTGGTTTTGCTCTGTTTTTTAGTCACCCcttgttgtgtttcttttcaGTCTTTGCTTTCTTGAGTCACTTTGAATCCATAACGAAAGCCATAGTAGTATTTTAGAGGTATATCATCATTAGGCTCCCTTATAAACTCCGTTCCAAGCCGTGAAAAAGCATGCGCAATCTTAGAAAATTAGCCAGTTGAACTATGTTTTGACTTAATGAGTGCGGAAGGTGGCTGACCCTTAGAAAATTCATGATTAAAAAGAGACACAAAGGGAATATCGACATTCAGTCACCCAGTTGAAACATAGAACCATTTTTCTGATTGACAATCCTTGGACATTATCGTTTCATGACGGCCAGAACAACCGCTGTGTAAATGGCCCCTTTAGTAATAATCTTTTTGCGTACTGATAGCTTTTTGTTTAACTACTTATGCCAAACGAGACTGCAATCGCACAACAGGTCTAGCGTGTACTTAGACGCAGGAAAAATGATGCCCTTTTACCCCTGTTTAAACCAATAAATGCGGACATCTAATATTAAGGCATAATATTAATCTCTAAAGTTACACTTGCAACAATCaatcattttgttttattttatgttttaatttataatttttattttttatttattgtatGGGTCAATGGGTTAAACTCTCTACCATATAAAAACGTGACTCCGTGCTACCAAAGTGGAGAAGTAGCAAACTAACAGCTGGTAACCCCACAAAAGAAAGTTGATATTTTAGCGGATTAGAAAGATGGAAAGAAAGGAGTGAATTATTTGTAAGAAGGTCAATAACGAAACTGTTATACCTTGCATAAGACTTTTTCAATTTGCTATTTCTGCTTTCGCTTTAGCAGTTGCGTGCCTTAACACATGAGGATTGCTGAGTCTGTACTTTTTTTGTGGTGTTAAAATTTAAGTTTCATACTTTTTAATGCCTGTTTACTAACAAAAATCAGTTTTTGAAGGTGTTTACCAAATAGAGGTTTACTGCATTGACACACCAGATCCCGTTCGTTCGCTGTTTACCACTTACTTATTGCAATCTATGTTGTAATATCTGGTTACATTATCGTTATCactaatattttgtttttctacaaaGTCGGTTGTCACGTGTAGTTATCATTAGCCGAGGAGATGGCTTTTATAAAAGCTGCTCATAAGCGGGTCTCCTCCAACTCCTCCTCAGGCGTGCTAGTTGCCACTTTGTTATCATCTCCTTGTTTCATTTCGCCAGTGCCCCTTTCTTCAGAAGGAGATCCACAGCCCTCTTTCGGGTGCTCTTGAATAGTGACAAGGACAAAATCAACTGCTCcacttttctttaaggctccagacTCCGATGGGGCATTGACGTTACCTGTTTTCAGCTGTTGTTTCAATGGGTTTTTGGTTATCCTCTCTCCTATTTCTTGCTGCAAGCTATCCTGAGGCAGACGATTCTTTTCTTCACTACTggatcctcttgtttttttcgggCGTTTATGAATACTGGCACGAACGATTCTCACTGCTCcacttttctttaaggctccagacTCCGATGGGGTATTGACGTTACCAGTTTTCAGCTCTTGTTTCAATAGGTTTTCTCTTATCTCTTGCCGCAAGGTCTCCTGAGGGAGACAATCCTTTTCTTCAGTAAGGGATCCTCTTGCTTTTTTCGGGCGTTCATGAATACTGGCACGGACGATTCTCACTGCTCcacttttctttaaggctccagacTCCGATGATATCTTTACGTTACCAGTTTGCAGGTTCTGTTTCACTTCCTTTTTTGTTGTCGTCGCTTGCTTATCCGGTTCATCTCCTGTGCTAACTGTCCCCTTGTCagcatttccttttttctttgggcCAGTTTCTGTTTCCTCAGAAGAAGATGCACTGATCTCTTCTGGGTGCTCCGGGAAAATATTAAGTTCAATGCTCACTGCTCCACTTTCCTTAAGCGCACCAGACAGTGATGGCATGTCGACGTTTCCAGTTTTCAGCTGTTGTTTTAGTACGTTTTTTCCCGTCATTCCTAGTACCTCTTGCTGGAGGTCATTCAGAGGTAGAAGCAACGCCAAGCAACAGGAAAAAGACCATTGTGGGTTTTTACGCCACTCGTTGAAAAAACGATAAATAAACATGGCGTActggactgaaagaaaaaaaaaacatttcgcgTCAGGTTATCGCGCTTAGTAAATGATTCCCTTGAAAAAAAGAAGTCTTTTGCTTAAAATACACCAATCACGAAGCCCCGATATACAGCTTCTAATTCTAATTCACCAGTACTATATAAGAAGATTAACGGCTGCATTAGTGGATGATTAGAAGAGTTGACGAACGAGGCGGTACTGTATATGACCGACCTCATCGAGTACtacaaatattgaaaaatacTCCCTTGGCTTTATTGTCCAGCAAATAAGAAAATCAGGTCACTTCTATTACTTTGCAAGGCgattaaatatttcatattttgtaCCATGGTCCAAAATTGTGGAGCTTTTTACCCTATTCAATAACTCAATGCAATAATTTACGAACTTTCAAACACTCACTTAAGGCTTGTATTCCTTCAAAGAATAACTAATATTATGTAGAGCACATGAGATGCCTGACCCAATCTGGAAATACACCCATTACTGCATGGGCTGGGTCAAgctttaataataatgaatttgTGAAATACGATTAATAGTTTAGTATATCCTGTTAGTTTCATAGTATTGCTCCCTAAgacttttttttcagttattgaCCATTATTCCTTGCTGTCATGGGTTAGCAATCTCAAAGCTTATACCCATCCAA
Protein-coding sequences here:
- the LOC136906957 gene encoding uncharacterized protein, whose protein sequence is MLWRHWKTLKTSADEDNDESTHSQSSEVIAGLTFLFQNYKIRRWYWEFVETGRKVILTSGIILLGAESRAYIGMSLILSGYYGMLFAHMKPIEDPSENSLMLSSLAVTYVNLVIGAVSRIPEEEALSSTMYPNLEKVLFDILVVGANVLVILIILVQYAMFIYRFFNEWRKNPQWSFSCCLALLLPLNDLQQEVLGMTGKNVLKQQLKTGNVDMPSLSGALKESGAVSIELNIFPEHPEEISASSSEETETGPKKKGNADKGTVSTGDEPDKQATTTKKEVKQNLQTGNVKISSESGALKKSGAVRIVRASIHERPKKARGSLTEEKDCLPQETLRQEIRENLLKQELKTGNVNTPSESGALKKSGAVRIVRASIHKRPKKTRGSSSEEKNRLPQDSLQQEIGERITKNPLKQQLKTGNVNAPSESGALKKSGAVDFVLVTIQEHPKEGCGSPSEERGTGEMKQGDDNKVATSTPEEELEETRL